A single Zootoca vivipara chromosome 1, rZooViv1.1, whole genome shotgun sequence DNA region contains:
- the LOC118097477 gene encoding hemojuvelin-like produces the protein MGGPACCLRPPSPANAGAFIKVFILLLFCRHADSHCKISRCNAQYWAATENLDDLVATAARCDALRSYSSCTRRTARTCRGNLAYHSAVYGIEDLMIQNNCSREGPTSLPQLPQPPLDPQGFASLDICDYEKSFARKHGQAPTYQHCVAFGDPHVRTFRDQFHTCQVEGSWPLLDNNYLFVQATSSPVVKGSNATAISKLTIIFKNMKECIDEKVYQAEIDNLPASFVDGSVNGGARPGGSSLIIYERMPGRHVEIRAAHVGTTIAVRQAGRQLSFSIRAAEEVALSFTDEQDLQLCVGGCPPSQRISRSKGDGSGALEKARLLCKEKLPIEDVYFQACVFDVATSGDASFILAAHGALEDGKAYHPDINKLHIFHTDRAVHPCSSPLLVFMSVILACHTHFYW, from the exons ATGGGGGGACCTGCCTGCTGCCTGAGGCCTCCGTCCCCAGCAAATGCTGGGGCCTTCATTAAAGTGTTcatcctcctcctgttctgcagACACG CTGACTCCCACTGCAAGATCTCGCGCTGCAATGCCCAGTATTGGGCCGCCACAGAGAACCTGGACGACTTGGTTGCGACGGCCGCTCGCTGCGATGCTTTGCGCTCCTACTCCAGCTGCACGCGCCGGACGGCCCGCACCTGCCGCGGGAACCTGGCGTACCATTCTGCTGTATATGGCATCGAAGACCTCATGATCCAGAACAATTGCTCCAGGGAGGGGCCCACGTCCCTGCCCCAGCTGCCCCAGCCGCCGCTCGACCCCCAGGGCTTCGCATCCCTGGACATCTGTGACTACGAGAAGAGCTTTGCCCGCAAACACGGGCAGGCCCCCACGTACCAGCACTGCGTTGCCTTCGGGGACCCTCATGTGCGCACCTTCAGGGACCAGTTCCACACCTGCCAGGTGGAGGGTTCCTGGCCACTCCTGGACAACAACTACCTGTTTGTGCAGGCCACCAGCTCTCCCGTCGTTAAAGGGTCAAACGCTACCGCCATCAGCAAG CTCACCATCATTTTCAAGAACATGAAGGAGTGCATCGACGAGAAGGTCTACCAAGCGGAAATAGACAACCTGCCAGCGTCTTTCGTGGATGGCTCAGTGAATGGCGGAGCGAGGCCTGGGGGGAGCAGCCTGATCATCTATGAGCGCATGCCAGGGCGGCATGTGGAGATCCGAGCAGCGCACGTTGGCACCACAATTGCCGTGCGCCAGGCGGGCAGGCAGCTCTCCTTCTCCATCCGGGCGGCCGAGGAGGTGGCTCTCTCCTTCACGGACGAGCAAGATTTGCAGCTCTGCGTGGGAGGTTGCCCGCCCAGCCAGCGCATCTCTCGAAGCAAGGGCGACGGCAGCGGTGCCCTCGAGAAGGCCCGTCTGCTGTGCAAGGAGAAGCTGCCCATTGAGGATGTCTACTTCCAGGCTTGTGTCTTTGACGTGGCGACTTCGGGTGATGCCAGCTTCATTCTGGCTGCCCACGGGGCGCTGGAAGACGGCAAAGCGTACCACCCGGACATCAATAAACTCCACATCTTCCATACAGACAGGGCCGTGCACCCCTGCAGCTCGCCTCTCCTCGTTTTCATGTCAGTCATTTTAGCCTGTCACACGCACTTTTATTGGTGA